The Planktothrix tepida PCC 9214 genome has a segment encoding these proteins:
- the cax gene encoding calcium/proton exchanger: protein MLNTKTLLSTLLIFVPISIAAHFFEWGSTIVFITSALAIIPLAGWMGTATEEIAVVLGPNLGGLLNATFGNATELIIGIVALNAGLVDVVKSSLVGSIMGNLLLVMGLSMFLGGLRFKEQQFQPVIARLNASAMNLAVIAILVPTAVDVTSIGIQEPTMQTLSAAVAIVLITVYILTLLFSMKTHSYLYDVGVAENDADGQITPEEAGHEAEKVNLKLWIGVLLLATLTVAFESELLVGTLEEATNNLGLTALFTGVILVPIIGNAAEHATAVTVAMKDKMDLSVSVALGSSLQIALFVAPVLVLAGWILGKPMDLNFNPFELIAVAVSVLIANSVSSDGRSDWLEGVLLLAAYTVLGIAFYFHPIIEGIG, encoded by the coding sequence ATGTTAAATACCAAAACCTTACTGTCAACACTCTTAATTTTTGTTCCCATTTCCATCGCGGCGCACTTTTTCGAGTGGGGATCAACAATTGTATTTATTACCTCAGCCTTGGCGATTATTCCCTTAGCGGGTTGGATGGGAACCGCGACCGAAGAAATCGCCGTTGTCCTTGGCCCTAATTTAGGGGGGTTGTTAAACGCGACCTTTGGTAATGCCACTGAATTAATTATTGGAATTGTAGCCCTAAACGCTGGATTAGTGGATGTGGTGAAATCCAGTTTAGTGGGATCAATTATGGGAAACCTGCTGTTAGTCATGGGATTATCCATGTTTTTAGGAGGTTTGCGCTTCAAAGAGCAGCAATTCCAGCCCGTGATTGCCCGTTTAAATGCCTCCGCCATGAATTTAGCCGTGATTGCCATTTTAGTGCCAACGGCTGTGGATGTGACCTCTATCGGCATCCAGGAACCCACCATGCAAACCCTCTCGGCGGCGGTTGCAATTGTTTTGATTACGGTTTATATCCTCACCTTGCTGTTTTCCATGAAAACCCACTCCTATTTATATGATGTGGGAGTGGCTGAAAACGATGCGGATGGACAAATCACCCCAGAAGAAGCCGGACATGAAGCGGAAAAGGTTAATTTAAAGCTGTGGATTGGTGTTTTGCTGCTCGCGACGCTGACAGTCGCCTTCGAGTCGGAATTATTAGTCGGTACCTTGGAAGAAGCAACTAATAATTTGGGACTTACCGCACTCTTTACCGGGGTGATTTTAGTTCCCATTATTGGAAATGCAGCCGAACACGCCACGGCCGTTACCGTTGCCATGAAAGATAAAATGGATTTATCCGTCTCCGTTGCCTTGGGGTCTAGTTTACAAATTGCTTTATTTGTCGCCCCAGTCTTAGTATTAGCTGGATGGATATTAGGCAAACCAATGGATTTGAATTTTAATCCCTTTGAATTAATCGCCGTTGCGGTCTCTGTGTTAATTGCCAACTCCGTCAGTTCTGATGGTCGTTCTGATTGGCTGGAGGGGGTTTTACTCTTAGCTGCTTATACGGTACTGGGGATTGCGTTTTACTTCCATCCGATTATTGAAGGAATTGGTTGA
- a CDS encoding serine/threonine-protein kinase, which translates to MSYCLNPKCPNPTDSANENRRICCQCGSELLLEGRYRVIKQLGGGGFGKTFEIDDQGKCKVLKVLLKNHPKAVTLFKQEAKVLSNLNHPGIPKVDPDGYFTYTPKGSEETLHCLVMEKIEGLNLQDWMKERKKEPISQEQAMEWLKQLAEILDQVHNLQYFHRDIKPQNIMRKPNGQLVLIDFGTAREVSGTYLAKVEQGQNVTGIVSPGYTPPEQMNGKAVPQSDFFALGRTFIYLLTGKPPTAYPENPRTGKLLWRKGAPNISDQLAALIDYLMATFPGNRPQNPQMILQCLAEVDLNQSANNKNNTSESKDTAGSKRQRSKREQINATQSTGFNFSAPKITLPKIPIKYFWVFGTSLLILGGIYTQIDGYVRYGFIPANPILILKSLPSSIFLEDYKRAVGQVYAVVISPNNQTLAVGSFGAIRIWDLKTDAPPRTIAAHSSWVKALAISPDGKVLASGSNDKTIRLWDLKDGNRMRTIEGHTEAVNAIAFSPNGQILASGSDDRTIRLWGSETGSRLLTITGHEGAINTLAFSPDGQTLVSGGTDRLIRFWNLQTGTRKRSISGHEGTITALVYSPDGKTLISASDDGTIRLWNPNTGEQKAVWKANNNPVKSLAITKDGKTLLSGGDNVVVWDLKTGKKLATLWGHSKPINALAVSSNGQIVVSGSEDKTIKIWQMPLK; encoded by the coding sequence GTGAGTTATTGCCTTAATCCTAAGTGCCCAAATCCAACTGATTCAGCAAACGAGAATCGGCGCATTTGTTGTCAATGCGGTTCAGAGCTTTTGCTGGAGGGGCGATATCGTGTCATCAAACAACTTGGCGGTGGCGGTTTTGGCAAAACATTTGAAATTGATGATCAAGGAAAATGTAAAGTTCTGAAGGTTTTATTAAAAAACCATCCCAAAGCAGTCACTTTGTTTAAGCAAGAAGCAAAGGTTTTGAGCAATCTTAACCATCCGGGTATCCCTAAAGTTGATCCTGATGGATACTTCACTTATACCCCCAAAGGGAGCGAAGAAACCCTCCATTGTTTGGTCATGGAAAAAATTGAGGGTTTAAATTTACAGGATTGGATGAAGGAACGGAAAAAGGAGCCCATCAGCCAAGAACAGGCGATGGAATGGTTAAAACAACTAGCCGAAATTTTAGATCAAGTTCATAATTTGCAATACTTCCATCGGGATATTAAGCCTCAAAATATTATGAGGAAACCCAATGGCCAGTTAGTTTTAATTGATTTTGGAACCGCACGAGAAGTTTCAGGAACCTATTTAGCCAAGGTAGAACAGGGGCAAAATGTGACGGGTATTGTTTCCCCTGGATATACGCCCCCAGAACAAATGAATGGGAAAGCCGTCCCTCAATCTGATTTTTTTGCCCTAGGGCGAACTTTTATTTATTTATTAACCGGAAAACCACCCACTGCTTATCCCGAAAATCCTCGAACTGGGAAGTTATTGTGGCGTAAAGGAGCTCCTAATATTTCGGATCAATTGGCGGCACTGATTGATTATTTAATGGCGACTTTTCCCGGTAATCGCCCCCAAAATCCACAGATGATTTTGCAATGTTTGGCAGAGGTTGATCTGAATCAATCTGCAAATAATAAGAATAATACGTCTGAATCTAAAGATACTGCTGGCTCTAAACGTCAACGCTCTAAACGCGAGCAGATAAATGCCACCCAAAGTACAGGTTTTAATTTTTCCGCCCCTAAAATTACACTCCCTAAAATTCCAATTAAATATTTCTGGGTTTTCGGAACCTCTTTACTAATATTGGGGGGAATTTATACTCAAATTGATGGCTATGTACGCTATGGATTCATTCCAGCTAATCCTATTTTAATTTTAAAAAGTTTACCAAGTAGTATTTTTTTAGAGGACTACAAACGAGCCGTTGGTCAGGTTTATGCGGTTGTGATTAGTCCTAATAATCAAACCTTAGCGGTGGGAAGTTTTGGAGCGATTAGAATTTGGGATTTAAAAACAGATGCCCCACCCCGTACAATTGCAGCCCATTCCAGTTGGGTGAAAGCCTTAGCCATTAGTCCAGACGGTAAAGTTTTAGCCAGTGGTAGTAATGATAAAACCATTCGTCTGTGGGATTTGAAGGACGGAAATCGAATGCGAACCATTGAAGGGCATACTGAAGCGGTCAATGCGATTGCCTTTAGTCCCAATGGTCAGATTTTAGCGAGTGGTAGCGATGATCGAACCATTCGCCTCTGGGGTTCAGAAACTGGATCTCGGCTATTAACAATTACAGGTCATGAAGGGGCAATTAATACCTTAGCTTTTAGTCCTGATGGTCAAACTTTAGTCAGTGGCGGAACAGACCGCTTGATTCGATTTTGGAATCTACAAACCGGGACTCGCAAACGCAGCATATCCGGTCATGAAGGAACTATTACTGCCCTAGTTTATAGTCCCGATGGTAAAACTTTAATTAGTGCCAGTGATGATGGCACAATTCGGTTATGGAATCCCAATACTGGGGAACAAAAAGCAGTCTGGAAAGCGAATAATAATCCTGTGAAATCTTTAGCAATCACCAAGGATGGTAAAACCCTTCTCAGTGGCGGTGATAATGTGGTGGTTTGGGATCTCAAAACTGGGAAAAAACTGGCAACATTATGGGGTCATTCTAAACCCATTAATGCCTTGGCTGTGAGTTCCAATGGTCAAATCGTAGTCAGTGGTAGTGAAGATAAAACGATTAAAATTTGGCAAATGCCTTTGAAATAG
- a CDS encoding CheR family methyltransferase, translating into MEPALIELFIQLIATQTGLSIRVQDYAGLAQKIKARVKALKLPNPQAYFNLLSADTVTSQQEWKQLIPLITTIESYFFRDQGQINLLRGVILPDLIASRQKTKTLTFWSAGCSTGEEPYTLSILLQQLLPDWTNWTINILGTDVNEEALQKARQGLYTSWSFRMVDPEIRNQYFSRQGQDWKINSKTQCSVQFFKLNLVKDLYCYPNYTAIQDVDLIVCRNVFVYFEKNYINQVVSKFHHVLKPGGYLITGHAELNHQDCIELFQSKIYPESMVYQKMIGLIEESVLSQKTGLTHHNQGEHLLSSSVQHQDSHLKIQQARSLGHLSETVKLPKRTLEEAKQYFQNKQYKTAIQKAEQFLQSSNPYLKSWELGNKNPEGGIKGQEDRIGSRNLKPETQFEAYYLLAQASANLGQYEQAIFYCKKALEIDSLSIFPYYLLLRIAQEQEDLAGAKLLSKRIIYLLPSSVPAYLELASIYEQEADYTRAVKMYSTALALLKSLPPSMGIEHLEGVTAQDLIAFLEKKRLVVDC; encoded by the coding sequence ATGGAACCAGCACTAATCGAACTTTTTATTCAGCTTATTGCGACGCAGACGGGATTATCCATTCGTGTACAAGACTATGCTGGATTGGCTCAAAAAATTAAGGCAAGAGTTAAAGCTTTAAAGTTACCGAATCCCCAAGCTTACTTTAATTTATTAAGTGCCGATACGGTAACGAGCCAACAGGAATGGAAACAATTAATTCCTTTAATTACAACGATTGAGAGTTATTTTTTTCGAGATCAAGGTCAAATTAATTTATTACGCGGGGTAATTTTACCAGATTTAATAGCGTCTCGACAAAAAACGAAAACCTTAACCTTCTGGAGTGCCGGTTGTTCGACCGGAGAAGAACCCTATACCCTTTCAATTTTACTGCAACAGTTACTCCCTGATTGGACTAACTGGACTATTAATATTCTGGGAACTGATGTTAATGAAGAAGCATTGCAGAAAGCCAGACAAGGCTTGTATACGTCTTGGTCTTTTCGCATGGTTGACCCAGAAATTAGAAATCAATATTTTTCGCGACAAGGACAAGATTGGAAAATCAATTCAAAAACTCAGTGTTCTGTACAATTTTTTAAGTTAAATTTAGTTAAAGACCTCTATTGCTATCCTAATTATACTGCAATTCAAGACGTTGATTTAATTGTTTGCCGGAATGTTTTTGTTTATTTTGAGAAGAATTATATTAATCAAGTCGTTTCTAAATTTCATCACGTTTTGAAACCAGGAGGTTATTTAATAACAGGTCATGCAGAATTAAATCATCAAGATTGTATTGAATTATTTCAATCTAAAATTTACCCTGAATCGATGGTTTATCAAAAAATGATTGGTTTAATAGAAGAATCTGTGTTGAGTCAAAAAACAGGATTGACTCATCATAATCAGGGTGAACATTTATTATCTTCATCGGTGCAACATCAAGATTCACATCTGAAAATCCAGCAAGCGAGATCCTTGGGTCATCTATCCGAAACAGTGAAGTTACCTAAACGAACCTTAGAAGAGGCAAAACAATATTTCCAAAATAAACAGTATAAAACTGCTATTCAAAAAGCTGAACAATTTCTTCAAAGTAGTAACCCTTATTTGAAAAGTTGGGAACTCGGAAACAAAAACCCAGAAGGAGGTATTAAAGGGCAAGAAGATAGAATAGGAAGTCGAAATCTGAAACCGGAAACTCAATTTGAGGCTTATTATTTATTAGCACAAGCATCCGCTAATTTAGGTCAATATGAACAAGCCATATTCTACTGTAAAAAAGCACTGGAAATAGACTCTTTATCAATTTTTCCCTATTATTTACTTCTGCGTATTGCTCAAGAGCAGGAAGATTTAGCCGGAGCAAAATTATTGTCTAAACGAATTATTTATTTACTTCCTTCATCGGTTCCTGCTTATTTAGAACTGGCATCTATTTATGAGCAAGAAGCAGATTACACAAGAGCCGTTAAAATGTATAGTACCGCTTTAGCTCTGCTCAAATCCTTACCTCCTAGTATGGGAATTGAACATTTGGAAGGGGTAACGGCTCAAGATTTAATTGCATTTTTAGAAAAGAAACGTTTAGTTGTTGACTGTTAA
- a CDS encoding HAD hydrolase family protein — MSLIPLTEAIQTNALQHIRLIATDIDGTLTKQGKLTTDLLQALSQLKQAKIPIILITGRSAGWVQALKYYLPVTGAIAENGGLFYPFEFDQPQFLISLNSLSQHRQNLAQVFQILQVQCPHLHASADNPFRFTDWTFDIQNISLSEIQLLTELCEELGWGFTYSTVQGHIKPKTQDKATGLLKVIQQYWSELTPEQILTIGDSPNDQTLFNSELFPESVGVANLLDYTDQLTHKPRYITAGLEVEGFCEIVNIFHSFLVP, encoded by the coding sequence ATGTCTCTAATACCATTGACGGAAGCGATACAAACAAATGCACTTCAGCATATTCGTTTGATCGCAACGGATATCGATGGAACCCTAACAAAACAGGGAAAATTGACAACGGATTTATTACAAGCTTTATCTCAATTAAAGCAAGCTAAAATCCCCATCATTTTAATTACAGGACGTTCTGCGGGATGGGTTCAAGCCTTAAAATATTATCTTCCGGTGACAGGTGCGATCGCCGAAAATGGCGGATTATTTTATCCTTTTGAATTTGATCAGCCTCAATTTTTAATTTCCTTAAATTCCCTCTCCCAACATCGTCAAAACTTAGCCCAAGTTTTTCAAATTCTCCAAGTCCAATGTCCCCATCTACACGCTTCCGCCGATAATCCCTTTCGGTTTACAGACTGGACTTTTGATATTCAAAATATTAGTTTATCCGAAATTCAACTGTTAACAGAACTTTGTGAAGAATTAGGATGGGGATTTACCTATAGCACCGTTCAAGGTCATATTAAACCCAAAACCCAAGATAAAGCTACAGGATTATTAAAAGTAATTCAGCAATATTGGTCAGAATTAACCCCTGAACAAATTCTCACCATTGGCGATAGTCCCAATGATCAAACTTTATTTAATTCTGAGTTATTTCCTGAATCCGTTGGAGTTGCTAATCTTTTAGACTATACTGATCAATTAACCCATAAACCCCGTTATATAACCGCAGGTTTAGAAGTGGAAGGGTTTTGTGAAATTGTTAATATTTTTCATTCTTTCTTAGTGCCTTAG
- a CDS encoding R3H domain-containing nucleic acid-binding protein, which produces MQITDDLNRLLEVVPDEIRQNLQQHPQRDSLIEIVMDLGRLPEARFPSKAEYLSTIPVSLEDLEHCISQIGEFSGDNRAGLSQTLHRISAIRNRTGKIIGLTCRVGRAVFGKIGMIRDLVETGQSILMLGRPGVGKTTALREITRVLADELEKRVVIIDTSNEIAGDGDIPHPAIGRARRMQVARPELQHQVMIEAVENHMPEVIVIDEIGTELEALAARTIAERGVQLIGTAHGNRIENLMKNPTLADLIGGIQAVTLGDEEARRRGSQKTVLERKAPPTFDIAIEMLEQQRWVVHESVSTTIDHLLRGLQPTLQVRTLNDEGEVNIFEERYTPTTPVSMEGRSALKPREPVAAIPGLRGLRGSGKMMAVPPTPLGKAREDTVSESQYFEELLEQSFSGVTPLHTDEEFPFIKTIGEGSSLNIYPYGVPRHQIEQVIQTLSLPVILTKDIDSADVVLALRSHIRNQSKLRHMAKTRQVPIHTIKSGTPPQIARALRRLLNMEDPSTPEIADLSLFTKSGSSDEIEALEEARLAVEQIVIPKGQPVELLPRSPQVRKMQHELVEHYRLKSNSFGEEPNRRLRIYPA; this is translated from the coding sequence ATGCAAATTACAGACGACCTGAATAGATTACTCGAAGTTGTTCCCGATGAAATTCGGCAGAATTTGCAGCAGCATCCACAACGAGACAGTTTGATTGAGATTGTGATGGATTTAGGCCGTCTTCCAGAAGCCCGTTTTCCGTCTAAAGCCGAATATCTCTCAACTATTCCCGTCTCCTTAGAAGATCTGGAACATTGTATTTCACAAATTGGAGAGTTTAGCGGTGATAACCGAGCAGGACTCTCGCAAACCCTACATCGGATCAGTGCCATTCGCAACCGTACCGGAAAAATTATTGGTTTAACCTGTCGGGTCGGTCGAGCGGTCTTTGGCAAAATTGGCATGATCCGGGATTTGGTAGAAACGGGTCAATCTATCCTGATGCTAGGTCGTCCTGGAGTTGGAAAAACAACAGCATTGCGAGAAATTACTCGTGTATTGGCGGATGAGTTAGAAAAGCGGGTGGTGATTATTGACACGTCCAATGAAATTGCTGGAGATGGCGATATTCCTCATCCTGCCATTGGCAGAGCCCGGCGGATGCAAGTCGCACGTCCTGAACTGCAACATCAAGTCATGATCGAGGCTGTGGAGAACCATATGCCGGAAGTGATTGTGATTGACGAGATTGGTACAGAACTCGAAGCATTAGCGGCTCGCACCATCGCAGAACGGGGGGTACAGTTAATTGGCACGGCTCACGGCAACCGCATTGAGAACTTAATGAAGAACCCTACTTTAGCAGACTTAATTGGGGGAATTCAAGCGGTAACGTTAGGGGATGAGGAAGCTCGGCGCCGGGGTTCGCAAAAAACGGTATTAGAACGGAAAGCACCCCCCACCTTTGATATTGCCATTGAAATGTTAGAGCAACAAAGGTGGGTTGTACATGAATCTGTTTCGACCACCATTGATCATCTGTTACGGGGACTGCAACCGACGTTACAAGTTCGGACGCTTAATGATGAGGGTGAGGTTAATATTTTTGAAGAACGATATACTCCCACAACTCCGGTTTCTATGGAAGGACGCTCGGCCCTCAAACCCCGTGAGCCTGTGGCTGCAATACCCGGTCTGCGAGGGTTGCGAGGTTCAGGGAAAATGATGGCCGTTCCCCCAACTCCCCTAGGAAAAGCCAGGGAAGATACAGTATCAGAGTCTCAATATTTTGAAGAACTCCTAGAACAATCGTTTTCTGGGGTCACACCTCTGCATACTGATGAAGAATTCCCTTTTATCAAGACTATCGGGGAAGGTTCATCTTTAAATATTTATCCGTATGGGGTTCCTCGTCATCAAATTGAACAGGTGATCCAAACCCTTTCTTTACCTGTAATTTTGACCAAGGATATTGATAGTGCGGATGTGGTGTTGGCGTTGCGATCGCATATTCGGAATCAATCTAAACTGCGCCACATGGCAAAAACCCGTCAAGTTCCAATTCATACGATTAAATCAGGAACACCCCCTCAAATTGCACGAGCGTTGCGGCGTTTATTGAATATGGAAGATCCCAGTACCCCAGAAATTGCGGATTTGAGTTTGTTTACAAAGAGTGGTTCTTCGGATGAAATTGAAGCGTTAGAAGAAGCACGTTTAGCAGTGGAACAAATTGTGATTCCGAAGGGACAACCGGTGGAATTACTTCCTCGGTCTCCGCAGGTTAGGAAAATGCAGCATGAATTGGTAGAACATTATCGCTTGAAATCTAATAGTTTTGGAGAAGAACCCAACCGTCGTTTGCGAATTTATCCAGCTTAG
- a CDS encoding DUF3536 domain-containing protein: MVSTSNFQVFGIADTDLNFAGSEFTQPPEFDSPSTATGVYVTIHGHFYQPPRENPYLNVVERQSTAAPYHNWNERIHHECYRPNAFARILNDRGEVVGIVNNYEYLSFNIGPTLMSWLERYDMEVYQKILEADRKSCQRLNGHGNAIAQVYNHIIMPLANERDKYTQIRWAKADFRSRFGRDPEGLWLAETAIDYATLEVLVNEGIRFTILAPSQAERCRPFATSNCPEPEWQEVGGSQIDTTRPYRCYLQDKTGAKDESRYLDIFFYDGPISRDMGFNDVLNSSHHLSGRIRQAVRGDHRPTQLISVATDGETFGHHRGGTEKCLAYAFVTEFPQNGWTVTNFAHYLSLYPPTWEVQLKPVTAWSCSHGVDRWQDDCGCASGGGWHQQWRRPLRDTLNGLRDRLIEIYDQYGCQFFHDPWVARDHYIQVIRDRSDANINAFFAQHQTHDLTHSEQVDALRLLEMQRHCLLMFTSCGWFFEELSRPEGVQVLCYASRAIELAAEVAGVELETEFIFNLALAPSNVELFKTGDEVYRQLVTTARVSLKQVAAHYAITSLFTTYQREQRLYCYKAQQLDYQMQRMGSLNLAVGEVLLVSEITREQTHFVFAVFHLGGWDFHCCIQPFSGRRSYFELKRLLFEALQEASAAHLMLRLVQSFGDDSFSLRDLFAEERQRIMGLLCHETLTRLDQLYTQVYRDNYGIMMAFHRDELAVPPELQVATEVALGNRFLSSVRALESESSEGRLSINHLGELEAIAKEAQLLRCRLQHPEVKESFERLIIQFLWRRLQDHDLGTIAEDLQNLQRLIQLNYNLNLGVSLNQAQEFYFQYLKTHIIPLCLGYLQRNHQEIYVDFAENNNSDTRVAVQIVSEGHTSQLHQIRRLLQLGQTLGLDVQEWLNLLG, translated from the coding sequence ATGGTTTCTACATCTAATTTTCAGGTTTTTGGAATTGCTGATACTGACCTGAATTTTGCTGGGTCAGAATTCACCCAACCTCCTGAATTTGATTCCCCATCCACAGCGACGGGAGTGTATGTCACAATTCACGGACATTTTTATCAACCTCCCCGTGAAAATCCCTATCTCAATGTAGTTGAACGTCAATCTACCGCAGCCCCCTATCATAACTGGAATGAACGAATTCATCATGAATGTTATCGTCCAAATGCCTTTGCTCGTATCCTCAATGATCGCGGAGAAGTGGTGGGAATTGTCAATAATTATGAATATTTAAGCTTTAATATCGGCCCTACCTTGATGAGTTGGTTAGAACGCTATGATATGGAGGTTTATCAGAAAATTCTGGAAGCGGATCGCAAAAGTTGTCAACGCTTAAATGGACATGGAAATGCGATCGCTCAGGTCTATAACCATATTATTATGCCCTTAGCCAATGAACGGGATAAATATACCCAAATTCGTTGGGCAAAAGCAGATTTTCGCTCTCGTTTTGGCCGTGATCCCGAAGGACTGTGGTTAGCAGAAACAGCGATAGACTACGCTACCCTAGAAGTATTAGTCAATGAAGGCATTCGCTTTACCATTTTAGCCCCCTCCCAAGCGGAACGCTGTCGGCCCTTTGCCACATCGAATTGTCCCGAACCAGAATGGCAGGAAGTGGGGGGAAGTCAAATTGATACCACCCGTCCCTATCGCTGTTATCTGCAAGACAAAACCGGAGCTAAAGACGAATCTCGTTATCTGGATATTTTCTTCTATGATGGCCCCATTTCGCGTGATATGGGGTTTAATGATGTTTTAAATAGTTCCCATCACCTATCGGGACGCATCCGCCAAGCCGTCCGGGGAGATCATCGTCCAACGCAATTAATTTCTGTAGCCACCGATGGTGAAACTTTTGGCCATCATCGGGGGGGAACGGAAAAATGTTTAGCTTATGCTTTTGTAACAGAATTTCCCCAGAATGGCTGGACAGTAACGAATTTTGCCCATTATTTAAGTTTGTATCCCCCCACTTGGGAAGTGCAACTCAAACCTGTGACCGCTTGGAGTTGTAGTCATGGGGTAGACCGATGGCAGGATGACTGCGGTTGTGCTTCTGGAGGCGGATGGCATCAACAATGGCGTCGTCCCCTGCGGGATACGTTAAATGGATTACGCGATCGCTTAATTGAAATTTATGATCAATATGGTTGTCAATTCTTCCATGATCCTTGGGTCGCTAGAGATCATTATATCCAGGTGATTCGGGATCGTTCTGATGCCAATATTAATGCTTTTTTTGCCCAACATCAAACCCATGATCTGACTCATTCAGAACAGGTAGACGCTTTACGACTTTTAGAAATGCAGCGTCATTGTCTGTTAATGTTTACCAGTTGTGGCTGGTTTTTTGAAGAATTATCTCGACCCGAAGGTGTCCAAGTTTTATGCTATGCCAGTCGTGCCATTGAATTGGCAGCAGAAGTCGCAGGGGTAGAATTAGAAACTGAATTTATCTTTAATTTGGCGTTAGCACCGAGTAACGTTGAATTATTTAAAACAGGGGATGAAGTTTATCGTCAATTAGTCACAACGGCGCGAGTTAGTTTAAAACAAGTCGCTGCCCATTATGCCATTACTTCGTTGTTTACGACTTACCAAAGGGAACAACGGCTGTATTGTTATAAGGCTCAACAATTAGACTATCAAATGCAGCGCATGGGGTCTTTGAACCTAGCAGTCGGTGAAGTTTTATTAGTGTCTGAAATTACACGAGAACAAACCCATTTTGTGTTTGCTGTTTTTCATTTAGGCGGTTGGGATTTCCATTGCTGTATTCAACCTTTTAGCGGACGACGATCCTATTTTGAATTAAAACGGCTATTATTTGAGGCATTACAGGAAGCGAGTGCCGCTCATTTAATGTTGCGATTAGTACAGAGCTTTGGCGATGATTCCTTTAGTTTACGAGATTTATTTGCAGAAGAACGGCAGCGAATTATGGGGTTATTGTGTCATGAAACGTTAACTCGTTTGGATCAATTGTATACTCAGGTTTATCGAGATAATTATGGAATTATGATGGCGTTTCATCGCGATGAATTAGCGGTTCCTCCTGAGTTACAAGTCGCAACAGAAGTGGCATTAGGGAATCGATTTTTAAGCAGTGTTCGTGCTTTAGAATCAGAAAGCAGTGAAGGACGATTAAGTATTAATCATTTGGGAGAATTAGAAGCGATCGCCAAGGAAGCTCAATTATTACGATGTCGGCTACAACATCCAGAGGTTAAAGAGAGTTTTGAACGATTAATTATTCAGTTTCTCTGGCGACGGTTACAAGATCATGATCTAGGGACAATTGCCGAAGATTTACAGAATTTACAACGGTTAATTCAACTCAATTATAACTTGAATTTAGGCGTTTCTTTAAATCAAGCTCAGGAATTTTATTTCCAATATCTGAAAACCCATATTATTCCATTATGTTTGGGTTATTTACAACGAAATCATCAGGAAATCTACGTTGATTTTGCAGAAAATAACAATTCAGACACAAGGGTTGCGGTTCAAATTGTATCCGAAGGTCATACAAGCCAACTCCATCAAATTCGTCGCCTGTTACAATTAGGTCAAACCCTAGGCTTAGACGTTCAAGAATGGTTGAACCTTTTGGGCTAA